In Pseudoliparis swirei isolate HS2019 ecotype Mariana Trench chromosome 22, NWPU_hadal_v1, whole genome shotgun sequence, the DNA window agagagagagagtgagagagggagagggaaagaggggggagagagagggggagagggagagagagagagggagagggagagatgtctTCCATTCAACAGAGGACCAAAGTGAAACGTTTCCAGTcgataaaaacattaaacattaaactttgaactttaaactttaaacattaaacattattaTGAATCTTTCTTGCTTCTCACCTCCTGGTTCCTCATTTCCACGATGTTCTCGTCGATGTCGTAGAATCCAAAGTGGCTGTTTAGAAAAGAGGAAACCGGTTCAGGTGAAGAGTCTCACATCCTCGTTGAggctgttgtcatggtaacggttAGAGAGCaggatacacatttatataaagtTAGGTAAAAAGAGAAGGGGTGTGATACCCCTGCCTTCCACTAGGGTATGTCCCGTTTGCCCTGTGTTTTGTCTTGCAGGCTGTTCATCAGCTGGTGAGCCACACCTGAGCAGAGAGGCCATAAAAAGGAAACTGGCTGCTTGCCACGACAGagcattatttttgtttgtttaacaaACACctccatttcccacaatgcaactgggCCGCAGATAGTCGAGTCAGCGGTTCCCAGGCATTCAGGTGTAGCCCGGAAGCCTCCAGCCGCCCTCAGACTGTTGTTTTCATTATGAAGTGTGTAGCCTTCAGCCCAATCCGACCCGACgactcaagtgacatcactcGAGGCAATCGATTATAGCTAGTtgtgttatttaaataaatgtctgtaGTTTTTTACTCCACGATGCAGTCGGGTTGTAACAGGAGATACAATTATGATTTATATTGATTGAGgttgttttatttacaaaataattgtgtgtgtgtgtgtgtgagacctggACTGCCACGGTGTGATGACGCCGTCGTCCGGTCCTCCAATCAGCACGAGCTTCTTGATGAGCAGGAAGTTCTCCCTCCActctgaggaggagacggaggaacgCACTACGTCacatcttatttatttatttattaacggACGTGTAAATAATTATCAATCCACTAAATACCTTtctggaggaggtgaggtcTCTCGCCGTTAAGCATCGGCAGGAAGGTGTTGCTCTGCAGGTAGCGGTACCTCTGGTGAGGGTCTGTGGagagaaacataaatatatatatatattatatatatatattatatattatatatatgtatatacatatatatatgtatctatatatatgtatacatatatatatattatattatatatatattatatatatgtatatatatatgcatctatatatatatgtatacatatatatatatatatatgtatttatatacactaccgttcaaaggtttggggtcacccagacaattttgtgttttccatgaaaactcacacttttatttatcaaataaatataaaatctagtcaagacattgaggaggttagaaataatgatttttatagtaaatattaatgtagttcttcttgtggctcaaaggaaggccagttttgtagcttctctcagcagcataactgttttcagctgcgctcacataaaaagggttttcaatgGTTTTCTActcctccgctagtcttctaaggcgataacacaatgtaccattagaacactggagatgggcctctacacatgtagagacttcattaaacaccagagaatagtcacttacacattaactatgtagagagagtatttatgattcgtTTAATgttaaaaacagtgcttttactttgaaaaataaggacatttctacatgaccctacacttttgaacggtagtgtctatatatataaaaatataaatataatatttaatgctTCATGAATCTTCCTTCTCACCGTTCCAGTAGTCGCAGACGGACACCTTCTGGCCCACGCTGCTGTAGCAGACTCGAAACACCTTGTTCTTGATGAAGCTGGGGAACAACCACCTCAGGTAGTCTGTGTCTGTGgggagaggcggagcttagacaCGGAGGATCTGAGATGAATCAACAGTGTGTTGGAAGTGTGTGTTAAGGTGTGAACTGGACCTCCGTACTGCCCGGAGAGAGGCGACGACAGAGACACGAAGGCGTGCACGTTGTGGCGAGgagccaatgagaggagagcCCGACAGATGAgcccacctggaggagaaggagagggagaggaggtcaAGAGAGCCCGGACCCACCGGACCCACAGAACACGATGGTTCTGAATGTTTTAACCACCTGGGGGGTTAAAAATGAAACTTGGCATGCTTGAAATGTGGAAATGAAAGTTGGAGGCatctggtatgtgtgtgtgtgtgtgtgtgtgtgtgtgtgtgtgtgtgtgtgtgtgtgtgtcaacagttCTCCTAAAAAAGGACTCTGATACAAccctatgacatcatcagacaCCGTACCAGATAAACTCTCTCATTTTATCCCCCATATTCTTTGTGCCTCCATTACCCACAAGGCAACTGTGGCTGCCAGTAGTCAAGCCTCGATTACCCACAAGGCACCTGGGCTGCCAGTAGTCAAGCCTCGATTACCCACAAGGCACCTGGGCTGCCGATAGTCGAATCAGATTCCCAGACCTTCAGGTTTAGCCCTtcgattttttgtttttccatttttattttttagcctTCAGCCCAATCCGACCCGACGACTCGAGTGACATCACTCGAGGCGACCGACATCGATAGCTTTTCGCCCACGCTCCCTCCCGAGCCAACGGAGGCTCATGAATGCGCCCCCCGTTTCTTTTGCTCTCCATGTATTCCAGCCGAAGCTCTCGTGGTCGGCGCTCGTGTGTTCGTGAGAGACGACCTTGGGAGAAGCACAGCAGGTGGACACCGTCGGGAGCTTTGAGCGTGATGGCGTCGAGGGCCTTCCGGAAGTCCTGGACCTGCGTCCACAGCGACCTCAGACTGTGCAGGTTGTCGTACAGGTCGATCACTGACACCTCCGTCCCAGGATGCATCTGGGAACCACGTTTAAAAAGGGAACTGAGCGACAGATTGATTCAATCAAACTGGCTGATTACTGATGGTGTTATCAGCCgactccttcaaaataaaacagctcTGGAGGAGAGTAAACGACTGGGACAGAGTTTTAATCAATGGTGACAAGTTATACATTTACTCAAGGACTGTATGTTTAATTATaaggaggacttaaaatgtcttaagtataaaataaataaatgcatgaataaatacagcaataaataaataaatgcttaaataaatgtttaaataaatacaggaataaataaataaatgcttaaataaatgtataaataaataaatacaagaataaataaatgtataaataaatgtataaatacaagaataaataaataaatgcttaaataaatgtataaataaataaataaaagaataaataaataaatgtatgaataaatacaggaataaataaatataagttatacctaaacaggacatcattaaataaatctatttctacatttcaccTTGTACTTTGCCTGTTCTGGTTGTTAATACACAATATAATAATtgtataatatatgatgtaCTGGAACTTTAAAGTTTACCAAAAGTatacaattaatatataaaaataatagacTGAATAAGTTTACTTACTCATACAATTTagtttgtatatttaaaatctgtatttatcaaatgtgctttaaataaaaaatgtcaatgaTAATTTAGAggatacacattttaaaaaattacaaacaatATGTTTAAAGTAGTACATTTAAGTAATTGCACAAAATTTAcacttaaagtatatttttttcttataatatatttcttacAAGTATATACTACAGtgaaattatttaaaagtgtgtttgttGGAAGGCTTGCAAATGAATTTATTGGATAACTTAGGTCACCGTATACTTTGCCAATATAATAATTGTATACGATATGATGTACTCGTACTTTAAAGTATACCAAAAGTatacaattaatatataaaaataaaagcctgaaTAAGTTTAACTACTAATTCCAAAAAAAATGTGGTATATTTAAACTCGGTATATATCAAATGTgctttaaataaacatacagtaaaATTATTTAACGTGTGATGTTGGAAGGCTTGTTTTGATATTTTATGGTGAGCCGCAGGCCGACCGGAACACTTCCCGTCTGTTGGGGACAAAGGGCGCCGATCAACGGCCGTAAAGCTCTCATGTAGTTGTATATTAACCAGATCAATATCTTCACGTCAAGACAAGTTTAATTCTTCGGTCTCAATGTCACGTAGGGATCGttacattgggggggggggggggggcgtgcagacagcgtttaacggagcggagcagcgcgtgcgctctgatcgctcttttaatgaagtatcgatactaaaactatgctaaatcacatcgtgtttaacgtacggtactttgttagtatcgctacaccgtgcagcggtacagcagcagatgtagcggactaacattcaagctaacctaacttcccaaacgctgtggacatctgaacgctgattggccgagacgcgacacgccccatcaaagatgttttattgtgaagatcaccactccacattttctccgcgtctcactgcaatctcaacggcagcgggccaggtgaaaaaaataataaatcggaacgcgtctctggaattgttcagggggccggtccacatggggatgcgggccgaatccggcccgcgggccgtagtttggggaccactgctgtaAAGCCTTAATGGTCTTGAGTTATATGAGCAGGTGTTGCCAAGCAGACTTCAGAGTTTAACTTTATATTAATCAGTTCCAGAAAGCTGAGGAGCTTATCTCTCTAACGTTAATTAGAACCATGTGTTCTCTCCGCGGGGGTCATCCGAGGAAGTGCCGACCGAGCACGGCCATACTGActatactttttatatatttgcagaaagtacatttctttgaataaaaaaaaaaaatacatacgttgtttttgtgtgtgtatcattaCTGTTAATGCAATAGGTACTTTATTCTGAAATTAGCCATTCTGCATAATAATAGGTCTTTACATGTACTCTTGATACTAATGGTGCTTAATACATGTATACTTTATCTAACATTTTAATGCACTCGGTACTTTATTCTGAAATTAGCCATTCTGCATAATAATAGGTCTTTACATGTACTCTCGATACTAATGATGCTTAATACTTGTATACTTTATCCAACATGTTTAACGCGTTGCTTTAACTGTAATATTGTATGTTTTCACTGTAGTATTTTTACTGATTAAGACAATGTTTCCACAATATAGGACTCGCTCCAGAAGTCTCCCCCCCAAAGGGAAACGCTTGTCTGCGCATGTGCACGTTGTCTTTGGAGACGTATCCTACCTCGGTGATGAACTGAGACAACGTCTTGAACTGTTTCGGTCCATCGAAGATGCCGTGCACGATGACCACGGGCCGGTAGCCGTCGATGCGCACGGtgccgagcagcagcagcagcagcgccggGGAGCCGCGCACGGTGCGCCGCGCAGTGTCCATGTCCCTGGGGTCGAGCAGACTGCGGGGGCCGAGAGGAGGACCGGAGACGTCTGGCCTCCCGGATGATGAGGTCTCAATCAGTCCTGATGAGTATTTATCGATCTCTTTCAACTGGTGTTTGCACAGAGATAAGCGCGCGCTGCACTGTCCCCATCACATGGTTTCTTAAGTGGTGTTTATAACACATCCGCTTTCGATACTCAGTCAAGCAGCTTCTAGAATCTAGAGCGACGAAATGATTGATTATATATAGCGTGAATGTTAAAATGATTATCATGTAATATGTTATTATActaatattaacaataataacacataAGTACATTAGTATTACATATTAATATGAGTTATTAtcatgattatttattttattatcttgAATAAGGCCTATGGAGCCCCATTTTAAACTTGTTTATGGAGGAATGTAGACCTATATTCAAGGACTGTACTTAAGTACAACTTATCATAGCCCGCTTCActtttgtatttacattttctgctactttatacttttaCTTCTCTTGACTGAGgcacattttttctttattgCAAATTATAGAAACTGTAATTTTATATTGTTAACACATATTGTGACTTGAATTTAGGATATTAACTTAATTTTGTTTACGTTTTTGGTTTGATTTTAATGGTTCTTGATGCATTTTTCTATAATTCACTGGTTAAACTAATTCATGGCGTTTCCTTTATCAAatgtgtcatttttattttttttaatacacgGTGTATTAAGATAACTATTTCGTGCTCCAATGCATTTTGTGTAAATTTTTTCTTTAAAGTACAGGTTGACAAAAAACGGTGCTGTGCCAGATGACTTATAGCCATTGATATTGAAACCAGCATGTAATAAGAGCAGGTGATGGGCGAGTACTGAGActcttattttaataaaagttCATTTAAATTTCTGCTCGTCATATTGTGTTGTCATATGTCCCggaaatgaattcaattcaattcaattcagtttatttgtatagcccaatttcacaaattacaaatttgtctcggagtgctttacaatctgtacacatagacatccctgccccaaaacctcacatcggaccaggaaaaactcccaaataaccctttagggggaaaaaaagggaagaaacctggaggagagcaacagaggaggatccctctccaggatggacagatgcaatagatgtaatgtgtacagaaggacagatttagagttaaaatacattcaatgaatatgacagagtgtatgaatagttcatagtaggcatattccacgatggagacctccacgatccatcaggcagatggcggtggggaggagtgggcggagtctcaacagtgggcggagtctcaacaggacagtggcgtagtcaggagcaggaattccacgacccagacctcaatgatccatcaggcagataggatctatgtcgtctcatagggtccgatgaccccatgagacgtgaagtcaaaaggactccggggagaaagcagagttagtaacgtgtgattgagagatgaaaattcatccttaaggagagaaaaaaagaggagataggtactcagtgcatcctaaaacgtcccccggcagctataagcctatagcagcatatcaaggggctggaccagggcaaacctgattcagccctaactataagctctgtcaaagaggaaggtcttaagtctactcttaaacgaggtgactgtgtctgcctcccggactgaaattggaag includes these proteins:
- the LOC130213207 gene encoding lysosomal thioesterase PPT2-like encodes the protein MDTARRTVRGSPALLLLLLGTVRIDGYRPVVIVHGIFDGPKQFKTLSQFITEMHPGTEVSVIDLYDNLHSLRSLWTQVQDFRKALDAITLKAPDGVHLLCFSQGGLICRALLSLAPRHNVHAFVSLSSPLSGQYGDTDYLRWLFPSFIKNKVFRVCYSSVGQKVSVCDYWNDPHQRYRYLQSNTFLPMLNGERPHLLQKEWRENFLLIKKLVLIGGPDDGVITPWQSSHFGFYDIDENIVEMRNQEFYKSDRFGLKTLAARGDVSVCVRSGVKHVEWHSNRTVFTGCIERWLT